Proteins from one Saprospiraceae bacterium genomic window:
- a CDS encoding acyl-ACP--UDP-N- acetylglucosamine O-acyltransferase, translating into MKKAIYLLDENYNKINFEYENLSDLKSELEKRLISIGDGASIGDGASIGDGASIGNRASIGDGASIGDGASIGNRASIGDGASIGNRASIGDGASIGDGASIGNRASIGNRASIGNGASIFKTLFLIGSRHSVNWYATNEIQIGCIKKSIAEWENEFQKTGEENNYTPAQIKEYHQYILICKQLQETII; encoded by the coding sequence ATGAAAAAAGCAATTTACCTACTCGATGAAAACTACAACAAAATTAATTTTGAATACGAAAATTTGAGCGATTTAAAATCTGAATTAGAAAAAAGACTCATTTCGATTGGAGACGGGGCATCGATTGGAGACGGGGCATCGATTGGAGACGGGGCATCGATTGGAAACAGGGCATCGATTGGAGACGGGGCATCGATTGGAGACGGGGCATCGATTGGAAACAGGGCATCGATTGGAGACGGGGCATCGATTGGAAACAGGGCATCGATTGGAGACGGGGCATCGATTGGAGACGGGGCATCGATTGGAAACAGGGCATCGATTGGAAACAGGGCATCGATTGGAAACGGGGCATCGATTTTTAAAACACTATTTCTAATTGGTTCTCGACATTCTGTAAACTGGTATGCAACTAATGAAATTCAAATTGGATGTATTAAAAAATCAATTGCAGAATGGGAAAATGAATTTCAGAAAACAGGTGAAGAAAACAATTACACACCGGCGCAGATAAAAGAATACCATCAGTACATTTTAATCTGCAAACAACTTCAAGAGACAATTATATGA